From the Alteromonas sp. CI.11.F.A3 genome, the window GTGCTAGCTACTGGCGCATTGGCGGCGGTGCCTGTCAGTATCTGACTATTCCCAGTAAGTAGGTCATCAAGGGTACCACTTTCGCTATTCACCAAGCCCACTTCACGAAGCATAGCATCTACCACTGGCGCATTTGCACGGTAACTAAGGGCGGCTTGCGTAACCTGGTCGGCTAAGCCTCCCCCTGTAGCAACGGTTTGGCCATTGCCAGACGGATTATTGCCTTGACCATAACCTTGAAGAATTTTTATGCCCTCAATATTTTCAAGTGGTTTAACCGCTTGTTCAATCAGTCCAGGTAATACTTCCATCATAGCGAGCGATTTTTGCAGTTCAATTTGCTCATCTTTCAGCGTGTTTTCAGCTTCATAGAGTGCTTGTTTACCCGCAGCTTCTACAGCAAGCACTTTTTCATCGGCCTCGGCTTGAAGCATCTTAGCATCAGCGCTAGCTTTTGCTTCAGTGAGAATGGCTTGTGCAGTATTTTCAGCGGCTTCTTTCTTTGCAGCTGCTTCAACAGTAATGTTTACCGCATCACGCTCCGCTTCTTTTTGCGCATCGATGACTTCAATTTGCTTCTTACGCTCAGCGTCGGCCACCAATTTAGCAGTGATAACTGCTTCTTCTTTTTCAACTTTCGTTTTCTCAGCTTCAGCAGCTTTTGCACGAGCAGCCGATTCCTCTTCCGATTTGTTGGCCACCGCTATTTGTTTTACCTGCTCGGCAACTTCAACTTCCTGTTGTTGACGAATGCGGGCCTGCTCTAAGGCTTGGCTTTTGGCAATCTCTTGAGTTTCTATTTCGCGAGATTTTTCAATTTCAGCGGCTTCAATAGCGCGGTTTTTAGCAATTTCTGCTTCGCGCTCTTCACGCTCTTTCATTTCACGCTGCTTCGAGATTTCCGCTTTTTGCTCTTGGCGTTTAAACGCTAGAGTTTGCTCTTGCATCAAGCGAGCTTCTTCTTCATCGCGCTTAACTTCTAAAGACTGCTTTTCAGCAGCCAAGTTTCGTTGTTCAATAAGAATACGGTTTTCTTGCTGAATGTCGTTGGTTTCTTTACGTTTTTCTTCAATTATTTTAGCTAAGCGTGCTCTACCTTCAGCATCGAATGCATTGTTTTCATTGAAAAACTCAAGGTCGGTTTGATCGAATCCAGTTAAACTTACTGACTCTAATTCTAAGCCGTTCTTTTCCAAGTCATTAGCCACACTCTGCTGTACTTTTTGTACAAAGTCGGCACGCTGCTCATGCATTTCGGTCATGGTCATCTCCGCTGCCACGGCGCGAAGCACGTCAACAAACTTAGATTCCATTAATTTTTTTACTTCTTCTGCTCGAGTTGTACGCGTACCTAACGTTTGCGCAGCCATGGAAATTCCAGCTGAATTAGGCGCTACGCGTAGATAGAAATCAGCTTTAACATCAACTCGCATTCTATCTTTAGTAATTAGTGCATCTTTTTGCGTTTTCTCTACTTCAATACGTAAGGTGTTCATGTTTACAGGAATAATTTCATGTACAACAGGAAGTACTATAGCACCGCCATCTTTGATGACTTTTTCGCCACCAAGACCGGTTCGAACAAAGGCTGTTTCTTTCGTTGCCCGAGTGTACAGTTTGGCAAAAATTAGCCCAATAGTGATAAGGGATATAACAATAATACCTGCAATAAAAAGTAATGAAGGTAAGTTTGATATTTGAAGGGTTTCCATACTCAGTCTCTTATTTATTATTGATAACGGGTGGCCAACCAGCTGCGGGTGGTTTTCTTAACAAGGATAACGCGCTCACCTTGCTTGAAGAGTTCATTGTCTTCGAAAGGTTCGACTAAAACATAGTGTGGCTGTGAATAATCATCGGTGAATTTAGCTTCTGCAGGATTCCCCTTCGATGCGATGCCAATAGTAATATGCGCTACAGCGCCAATGAAGTCTTCGCTTTGAATGGCGGAAGTTTGAAACTTTGGAATTACAGCGGCAATTATTACACTCACTTTCGAAGTCAATAAGGTACCGACAACGGCGGCAAAAGGGAGAGAAACCCAAACGGGCAGGGTGATATTAGCGATAGATTGGGTGGCAAAATTAGTCACAAACCCGAGTAAACCGAAAATGGTTAGAAGCACCACAAGCCATATCAACAGTGGGACTCTATCTAAATTGAGCCAACTGCCGAAACTAAGAATAGAGCTACTTTCTACATCAATATTTGAGTTAGGCATGTCGTCAAGCAAGCCAACCATGCTTATGCCAAAGACAAGCCCCATAATCTCTATAATAAATAAAATAGCTACTGTGGCTAACGCGATGCTAAACCAAAAATTAGCGTCACTCAGCAAAACGTCTAACATTTCCACCGTCCCTGATGATGTTTTTATTAACCTTTTTATATCACATTCCGTTTATATATCCACTGAAAACCATAATAAGGAGGGCGATTTTTTGAATAGGCTTTTGCGCTTTTTATGGTGTATTTAATGGAATTAGTAATCCGGTGAGCATACAAATGTTACTGAAATAAACTGTAATTTTTTTGCCGATTAGTAAGTGAGCTAAAGCAAGGGGGCTATATTAGCGAGCTAACATCGTCTACGTGCATACTGATGCAATATGGGGGAATGCTTTGTTGAGTTCTTTTTTTAGAGAAGGCTGAAAAGAAGTTACTTAAATTTATGGCT encodes:
- a CDS encoding flotillin family protein, whose product is METLQISNLPSLLFIAGIIVISLITIGLIFAKLYTRATKETAFVRTGLGGEKVIKDGGAIVLPVVHEIIPVNMNTLRIEVEKTQKDALITKDRMRVDVKADFYLRVAPNSAGISMAAQTLGTRTTRAEEVKKLMESKFVDVLRAVAAEMTMTEMHEQRADFVQKVQQSVANDLEKNGLELESVSLTGFDQTDLEFFNENNAFDAEGRARLAKIIEEKRKETNDIQQENRILIEQRNLAAEKQSLEVKRDEEEARLMQEQTLAFKRQEQKAEISKQREMKEREEREAEIAKNRAIEAAEIEKSREIETQEIAKSQALEQARIRQQQEVEVAEQVKQIAVANKSEEESAARAKAAEAEKTKVEKEEAVITAKLVADAERKKQIEVIDAQKEAERDAVNITVEAAAKKEAAENTAQAILTEAKASADAKMLQAEADEKVLAVEAAGKQALYEAENTLKDEQIELQKSLAMMEVLPGLIEQAVKPLENIEGIKILQGYGQGNNPSGNGQTVATGGGLADQVTQAALSYRANAPVVDAMLREVGLVNSESGTLDDLLTGNSQILTGTAANAPVASTPAPPQPDALTE
- a CDS encoding OB-fold-containig protein; this encodes MLDVLLSDANFWFSIALATVAILFIIEIMGLVFGISMVGLLDDMPNSNIDVESSSILSFGSWLNLDRVPLLIWLVVLLTIFGLLGFVTNFATQSIANITLPVWVSLPFAAVVGTLLTSKVSVIIAAVIPKFQTSAIQSEDFIGAVAHITIGIASKGNPAEAKFTDDYSQPHYVLVEPFEDNELFKQGERVILVKKTTRSWLATRYQ